A single region of the Fusarium fujikuroi IMI 58289 draft genome, chromosome FFUJ_chr05 genome encodes:
- a CDS encoding related to uracil permease, whose product MASLLSKAHDRLLVKKHCADGTTEPADFLDNDSIRPTPVKDRTWTSITYSAFWFAATANVSNLYAASTGQSAGLSMWEALACSLGGQLLAGCLMALNGRAGALYRIPFPVACRASFGTWGALWPTFNRAVMSIVWNGVNAVQGAQCLYVFLHAIFPSIANIPDIMGSKSALNSAQMLCFFLYWLINCAFLFVPVPRMRKLVHIKVAVYFAATIAFVAWTLSQSGSVRKTLTEPSTVKGSEKSWLILKFFFLGLASCGTFISNASDLQRYASKPSDVIAGQVFSFPMSNFLVGVFGNLIAAASKGIFGEVIWNPLTTLDMLMQGDRHTSANRAGCALISFAYVYSTVFSAIFENSIPAGNDIAALMPKYITVKRGFFICAIISYAICPWYLLSSAAVFINFLSSYQIFLSAITGILICDYYLLRRGVFDIPMLYSGHKDSTYHFFHGFNLRAFVVYLIAIAPNFYGFLYQMGVSAPLGIQRFYYVAYPVGLFLAFGSFWLINTVFPSKNIPKVSGWKEPKDFVETHDGTFVNVVIDSSDAASGDQEMGNAQKSAMEKF is encoded by the exons ATGGCTTCACTCCTCTCCAAAGCCCACGACCGTCTCCTCGTCAAAAAGCACTGCGCAGACGGAACAACCGAGCCAGCTGATTTTCTCGACAATGACTCCATCCGCCCAACGCCCGTTAAGGACCGCACCTGGACATCCATCACATACTCTGCCTTTTGGTTTGCCGCCACAGCGAACGTCAGTAACCTGTATGCAGCCTCTACCGGCCAGTCTGCTGGTCTGAGTATGTGGGAAGCTCTGGCATGTTCGCTCGGCGGCCAGTTACTCGCTGGTTGTCTCATGGCGCTGAATGGTCGCGCTGGTGCCCTCTACAGAATACCCTTTCCTGTTGCGTGTCGAGCGAGCTTTGGGACTTGGGGTGCGCTGTGGCCGACGTTTAATCGGGCTGTTATGTCGATTGTTTGGAATGGTGTGAATGCTGTGCAGGGAGCGCAGTGTCTATA TGTCTTTCTTCATGCCATATTTCCCTCCATCGCCAATATTCCCGACATCATGGGCTCCAAATCCGCCCTCAACTCGGCACAgatgctctgcttcttcctctactG GCTTATCAACTGCGCCTTTCTCTTCGTCCCCGTCCCCCGCATGAGAAAGCTCGTTCATATCAAAGTCGCTGTCTACTTCGCCGCCACCATTGCCTTCGTAGCTTGGACACTATCACAGTCCGGCAGCGTCCGCAAGACATTGACTGAGCCATCAACCGTCAAAGGCTCTGAAAAGTCCTGGTTGATCCTGAAGTTCTTCTTTCTGGGTCTCGCCAGTTGCGGCACCTTCATCTCCAATGCATCTGATCTGCAACGATATGCCTCTAAGCCAAGCGACGTCATTGCTGGTCAGGTGTTCAGCTTCCCGATGTCCAACTTCTTGGTCGGTGTGTTTGGCAATTTGATCGCGGCTGCTAGCAAGGGTATCTTTGGCGAGGTCATCTGGAACCCGCTTACAACTCTTGACATGCTTATGCAGGGCGATCGTCATACATCTGCGAACCGCGCGGGATGTGCATTGATCTCGTTTGCTTATGTTTACTCAACTGTGTTCTCCGCTATTTTCGAGAACTCCATTCC CGCCGGAAACGACATCGCAGCCCTCATGCCCAAATACATCACGGTGAAGCGTGGCTTCTTTATCTGTGCAA TCATCTCGTACGCCATTTGCCCATGGTACCTGCTTTCATCTGCGGCcgtcttcatcaacttcctcagCTCGTATCAGATCTTCCTCAGCGCCATCACAGGCATTCTCATCTGCGACTACTACCTCCTCAGGCGCGGCGTCTTCGACATTCCCATGCTTTATTCTGGCCACAAGGACTCTACCTACCACTTCTTCCACGGCTTCAATCTCAGAGCGTTCGTAGTCTATTTAATTGCCATTGCACCCAACTTCTATGGATTCCTTTACCAAATGGGTGTCAGCGCACCACTGGGCATTCAGCGGTTCTACTATGTTGCGTATCCCGTAGGACTATTTCTGGCGTTTGGAAGCTTTTGGCTCATAAACACAGTCTTCCCGAGTAAGAATATTCCAAAGGTCTCGGGCTGGAAGGAGCCCAAGGACTTTGTGGAGACTCATGATGGTACCTTTGTCAATGTCGTGATTGACTCGTCTGATGCTGCCTCTGGGGATCAGGAGATGGGTAACGCTCAGAAATCTGCCATGGAGAAGTTTTGA
- a CDS encoding related to gibberellin 20-oxidase, whose product MATTTIEATAPVSAFTTVQLMTPDGPVSRRVRCGAPRTPTLDEMPVIDLSSLDGDAAARKAIATKIKAAAENTGFFYVSNHGIPKELIEQALEQIKTFFNQEQEFKDRVSFDKAGKFCGYHGVGSTQINNQETRDKKETFSMRYDTRIDQTHNCVDDINANFSSTDYVWDRTGHLTNFRPVLTEFYQKRLALARKLIRLFALALDLPEDYFDSIITTPGADAVHIHYPGNDGSTEDVDVGIGSHTDIQCVTLLWQDMSGGLQVLSADDEWLDARPIEGTLVINIGDFLQRLSNNRFKSTVHRVYNRQKTSRYAMPFFLGFNPDAVCEVVPTCVDDEHPPLYEPISCGKASRTPHPCPKYAD is encoded by the exons ATGGCTACTACCACAATCGAGGCCACAGCCCCCGTCTCGGCGTTTACAACGGTGCAGCTGATGACACCGGACGGGCCTGTTTCCCGCCGTGTACGCTGTGGGGCGCCCCGTACCCCGACCCTGGATGAAATGCCCGTCATCGACCTCAGCTCACTTGATGGGGATGCGGCCGCGCGCAAGGCCATCGCCACCAAAATcaaagctgctgctgagaacaCTGGCTTCTTTTACGTATCCAACCACGGAATTCCTAAGGAATTGATTGAGCAAGCCCTCGAACAGATCAAGACCTTTTTCAatcaagagcaagaattCAAGGACCGGGTCTCGTTTGACAAGGCGGGCAAGTTCTGTGGTTATCACGGTGTTGGAAGCACGCAGATTAATAACCAGGAAACCAGAG ACAAGAAGGAGACTTTCTCTATGCGATATGATACTCGCATCGACCAAACCCATAACTGTGTCGATGACATCAATGCCAACTTCTCATCCACAGATTATGTCTGGGACAGGACAGGCCATCTCACAAACTTCCGCCCTGTACTTACCGAGTTCTATCAAAAGCGACTAGCCCTCGCCCGTAAACTCATCCGTTTATTCGCCCTGGCTCTCGACCTACCCGAGGACTACTTCgactccatcatcaccactccCGGCGCTGACGCAGTGCACATTCACTACCCCGGCAACGACGGCAGCAccgaagatgtcgatgtgGGTATTGGCTCCCATACGGACATCCAGTGCGTGACTCTGCTCTGGCAGGACATGTCTGGTGGGCTGCAGGTCCTCTCGGCAGATGACGAGTGGCTCGACGCACGGCCAATTGAAGGGACCCTGGTCATCAACATAGGCGACTTTCTGCAGAGGCTTTCGAACAACCGGTTCAAATCCACGGTGCATCGCGTGTATAATCGGCAAAAGACCTCCCGCTACGCCATGCCTTTCTTTCTCGGGTTCAACCCGGACGCGGTCTGTGAGGTCGTACCGACGTGTGTTGACGATGAGCATCCTCCTCTCTATGAGCCGATTTCATGTGGCAAGGCAAGTCGTACTCCACATCCGTGTCCAAAGTACGCAGACTAA